A portion of the Bifidobacterium lemurum genome contains these proteins:
- a CDS encoding helix-turn-helix domain-containing protein: MELLSKDRELTVLVDSDTQCNVASVVNDVQDMRAQIALVANGHRVELPKDVSNIVMNVLESLAKGSRVVISTTPQELRTTAAAEMLGISRPTLLKLVQDGRIPAYKVGSHHRFALNDILEFRTQQQRSKREAFLRMRDEFEDLGLE, from the coding sequence ATGGAACTTCTATCCAAAGATCGAGAACTCACCGTTCTCGTTGATTCAGATACTCAATGCAACGTCGCATCCGTCGTGAACGACGTGCAGGACATGCGTGCGCAAATAGCTTTGGTGGCCAACGGACATCGCGTGGAGCTCCCTAAAGACGTTTCCAATATCGTCATGAACGTGTTGGAAAGCCTGGCGAAAGGGTCTCGCGTGGTGATTTCCACCACTCCGCAAGAGCTTCGCACCACTGCGGCTGCTGAAATGCTTGGAATCTCCCGCCCCACTTTATTAAAGCTGGTGCAAGATGGGCGCATCCCAGCTTACAAAGTCGGATCCCATCATCGTTTCGCCCTTAATGACATACTCGAATTCCGCACTCAACAACAGCGCTCCAAACGTGAGGCTTTCCTGCGCATGCGTGATGAATTCGAGGATTTAGGACTGGAGTAG